One Candidatus Campbellbacteria bacterium genomic window carries:
- a CDS encoding ABC transporter ATP-binding protein/permease, with the protein MKESGRLGQNISISQIMTQFWNGVRPMKNWFVFSYVFFFCAQIVNVIVPLYYKDVFDILGKSTDPVSVVSDLNRVIFIILFLHLGNQLFWQAGTYFFTKMQSSVMARLKQNAFTYMIEHSYTFFANNFSGSLVQRVGRFSRAFEALTDSVAFNMMPLTITIIGSIWITWSVAPVISVILGVWVVIFVVFSVVFSTWKLKYDTAVAEADSRTTGYLADSITNNNAISFFTGHKHESLGFQGVSNDQAQKILFSWRLGNVVDAIQILLISVVEFFVFYFAIRYWSLGLITIGTFVLAQTYIIGVANQLWGLNKIIRNIYQSIADSKEMVDILLTKHEIKNIPHAKKLVVTRGEIVFDSISFAFGENNKVLHNITLTIKPGEKVAIIGPSGAGKTTLVRLIMRLYNLTKGSIRIDSQDISLVSQESLRENISFVPQDPVLFHRTLIENIRYGRRDATDEEVKEAACLAHCDEFIDTLPLKYETFVGERGIKLSGGERQRVAIARAILKKAPILIFDEATSSLDSYSESLIQGALENLMKDCTTIVIAHRLSTVKKMDRIIVMGNGSVVEDGTHDELSNKDSGLYKKLWDLQVSGFMEKNQ; encoded by the coding sequence ATGAAAGAAAGTGGCAGATTAGGTCAAAATATTTCCATTAGTCAAATAATGACCCAGTTTTGGAATGGTGTACGACCAATGAAAAACTGGTTTGTTTTTTCGTACGTCTTCTTTTTTTGTGCTCAGATTGTCAACGTTATTGTTCCTCTCTACTACAAAGACGTTTTTGATATTCTTGGAAAATCCACAGACCCCGTTTCTGTAGTTTCAGATCTTAATAGAGTAATTTTTATTATCTTATTTTTACATTTAGGAAATCAACTTTTTTGGCAAGCGGGAACATACTTTTTCACAAAAATGCAGTCCAGTGTTATGGCGCGTTTAAAACAGAATGCTTTTACCTATATGATAGAGCATTCATATACTTTTTTTGCTAACAATTTTAGTGGAAGTCTTGTTCAAAGGGTTGGTCGTTTCAGCCGTGCGTTTGAGGCTCTCACTGACAGCGTGGCCTTTAATATGATGCCTCTTACCATAACTATTATTGGTTCAATATGGATTACATGGTCTGTGGCTCCTGTTATTTCTGTTATTTTAGGGGTGTGGGTTGTCATATTTGTTGTCTTTAGTGTGGTGTTTTCTACATGGAAACTAAAATATGATACGGCCGTTGCTGAGGCTGACTCTCGAACCACGGGGTATTTGGCGGATTCTATAACAAACAACAATGCGATATCTTTTTTCACCGGCCATAAACATGAATCACTTGGTTTCCAAGGAGTTTCTAATGATCAGGCCCAAAAAATACTCTTCTCTTGGCGTTTGGGAAACGTTGTAGATGCCATACAAATTTTACTGATATCTGTTGTTGAATTTTTCGTATTTTACTTTGCGATACGATACTGGAGCCTTGGTCTTATTACGATAGGTACGTTTGTGTTGGCACAGACGTACATTATTGGTGTTGCTAACCAATTGTGGGGTCTCAACAAAATAATTCGAAATATTTATCAAAGTATCGCTGATTCAAAAGAGATGGTTGATATTTTGCTTACAAAGCATGAAATCAAAAATATACCACACGCAAAAAAGTTAGTTGTGACACGAGGTGAAATAGTGTTTGACTCTATATCATTTGCGTTTGGAGAAAATAATAAAGTGTTACACAACATCACCCTCACCATTAAACCAGGAGAAAAGGTTGCTATTATTGGTCCATCTGGTGCTGGGAAGACAACCCTTGTACGGCTCATCATGCGACTGTATAACCTCACAAAAGGTTCAATACGCATTGATAGTCAAGATATCAGCCTTGTTTCGCAGGAATCCCTCCGTGAAAACATCAGTTTTGTGCCTCAAGACCCAGTCCTCTTTCATCGAACACTTATTGAAAATATTCGATATGGTCGTCGAGATGCTACCGATGAAGAAGTTAAGGAAGCCGCATGTCTTGCACACTGCGATGAATTTATTGATACCTTGCCCTTGAAATATGAAACGTTTGTTGGTGAACGTGGAATAAAACTTTCTGGGGGAGAACGTCAACGTGTTGCTATCGCACGAGCAATACTGAAAAAAGCTCCCATACTTATTTTCGATGAGGCAACGTCAAGTCTCGATTCATACTCAGAGTCGCTCATTCAGGGTGCTTTAGAAAATCTTATGAAGGACTGTACAACGATTGTTATTGCACACAGACTTTCAACTGTGAAAAAAATGGACCGTATTATAGTTATGGGTAATGGTTCAGTTGTTGAAGATGGAACACACGATGAGTTATCAAACAAAGATAGTGGTTTGTATAAGAAGTTGTGGGATTTGCAAGTAAGTGGTTTTATGGAAAAGAATCAATAG
- a CDS encoding radical SAM protein, whose product MAVKNLISRDFRGASFIINKTTRKSAFFEGPLASQAVRIVNEPQHQLTNDFLEQFRPEDSGDITTDFAEIKEVIRSLSDESAYRFPQKVIRTQKTALEELSAYAIREWQVINANLELTYLCNQRCSWCYLDNFHEKGLSRDRIQKLGQELKSAGVVFVLLTGGELFLRRDAISVMEDLEEIGFVLELKTNGTALTLGTVEKLSRFHLYDIQVSVYETRTGYSELTRSVYRFDRLKESVRQMLRCGLPVTLSVLVGKHNIDRIDEVHDVLTKIGASIFYSPYITPNRSGPGKEVLFRLSYQEMEEKFKPFLDRIGGFPTQKKYRDCRNHTVCFAGRDQIAIDPRGVVYPCLDLRVPLGDTSSESLAEILRRRKQVLTQFSLREMQQCMVCRNRNYCDSCIGLALVEGGDYRIPSRHKCDVIHFYAHERG is encoded by the coding sequence GTGGCCGTGAAAAACCTTATCTCACGAGATTTTCGGGGCGCTTCATTCATCATTAATAAGACGACCCGTAAATCAGCTTTTTTCGAGGGTCCTCTTGCAAGTCAGGCAGTTAGAATTGTCAACGAACCACAGCATCAACTCACCAACGATTTTCTGGAGCAATTTCGTCCAGAGGATAGTGGTGACATTACAACAGATTTTGCTGAAATCAAAGAAGTGATTCGTTCCTTGTCTGATGAGTCGGCGTACAGGTTCCCACAAAAAGTGATTCGGACCCAAAAGACGGCATTAGAGGAGTTGTCTGCTTACGCAATACGCGAGTGGCAGGTTATCAACGCGAATCTCGAGCTGACGTATCTTTGCAACCAGCGTTGTAGTTGGTGCTATTTGGACAACTTCCATGAGAAGGGCTTGTCCAGGGACAGAATTCAGAAGTTGGGACAAGAATTGAAGTCGGCGGGAGTGGTTTTTGTTCTTCTTACAGGAGGAGAGCTCTTTCTCCGCAGAGACGCTATCTCTGTGATGGAAGATCTTGAGGAGATTGGTTTCGTTCTGGAACTAAAAACGAACGGAACGGCTCTCACTCTGGGTACCGTCGAAAAGTTGTCACGATTTCACCTGTACGACATCCAGGTTTCGGTGTATGAAACACGGACTGGGTACTCAGAGTTAACCAGGTCGGTATATCGATTTGATCGACTCAAGGAGAGCGTCCGTCAGATGCTTCGGTGCGGACTACCCGTCACACTCTCGGTTTTGGTTGGAAAACACAACATCGACCGAATCGATGAGGTCCACGATGTTCTAACGAAAATCGGAGCGTCGATTTTCTACAGTCCATACATTACACCGAACCGTAGTGGCCCAGGAAAAGAAGTGCTTTTCCGTCTTTCGTATCAGGAGATGGAAGAGAAGTTTAAGCCTTTTCTGGATCGCATCGGCGGTTTTCCTACCCAGAAGAAGTATCGCGACTGTCGAAATCACACTGTGTGTTTTGCTGGTAGGGATCAAATAGCCATTGACCCACGGGGCGTTGTCTATCCTTGTCTCGATCTCAGGGTACCGTTGGGGGATACTTCCTCTGAGTCATTGGCCGAGATTCTCCGACGACGAAAACAGGTACTCACTCAGTTCTCTCTTCGAGAGATGCAGCAGTGCATGGTCTGTCGCAATCGGAATTACTGCGACAGTTGCATTGGCCTAGCTCTCGTAGAGGGCGGTGACTACAGGATACCGTCTAGGCATAAGTGCGACGTTATCCACTTCTACGCACACGAAAGGGGGTGA
- a CDS encoding ATP-binding cassette domain-containing protein, with protein MSNLSGGEYIKVYLSLARVLAPGILLLDEPTNHLDSAGIARLKSYLKVFVGAYVVVSHDIDFLNATTNQIWTIEHQKIRTTEGTYTTYAQLIENERAAATRQFEAKKKIVKQAKLALVVEHTKKQRSVSVGKKEKLDNNMSPYEKGYFKEQSEKQSGKNLTRLKSAKEEKEEDLQDAILSKKHIVRLDVPSKKIGRRFVVSVDGANLVLPNKTVVSDISFDVFTGDRVRITGDNGSGKTLLLRALFDDTSPAKLVGIVKKTPSLKVVYLDQHYDLVSRELTVLQNIQRITHTTDDKLLRTHLAQFLFRETPEVNKKAGSLSGGELARLSLAMITIADFDCVVLDEPTNNLDISTISVFTEALANFKGAILIVSHNEDLCGHLGITREYSIQNGYFKK; from the coding sequence ATGAGTAACTTATCTGGTGGGGAATACATCAAAGTATATCTTTCTCTTGCTCGAGTGTTGGCCCCAGGTATTCTATTACTTGATGAACCAACCAATCATCTTGATTCTGCTGGAATTGCTCGTCTGAAGTCCTATCTAAAAGTTTTTGTGGGTGCGTATGTCGTCGTGTCACACGATATAGACTTTTTGAATGCAACAACTAACCAAATTTGGACCATTGAACATCAAAAAATTAGAACCACGGAAGGTACCTATACGACGTATGCACAATTGATTGAGAACGAACGCGCCGCTGCCACGCGCCAGTTTGAGGCAAAGAAAAAAATAGTGAAACAAGCGAAGTTGGCACTTGTTGTTGAACACACAAAGAAGCAGAGGTCTGTATCTGTTGGAAAAAAAGAGAAACTGGACAACAATATGTCGCCGTACGAAAAGGGATATTTTAAAGAACAATCGGAGAAACAATCAGGAAAGAACCTCACGAGACTAAAGAGTGCAAAAGAAGAAAAAGAAGAGGATTTGCAGGATGCCATACTCTCTAAAAAACACATTGTACGGCTTGATGTACCTTCAAAAAAAATAGGTAGAAGATTTGTAGTATCGGTTGATGGTGCCAACCTCGTTCTTCCAAATAAAACAGTGGTATCGGATATTTCTTTTGATGTGTTTACCGGAGACAGGGTACGGATTACGGGAGATAATGGGTCTGGTAAAACACTTCTTCTTAGAGCACTTTTTGACGACACCTCCCCTGCAAAACTTGTTGGCATAGTCAAAAAAACGCCAAGTTTGAAGGTGGTGTATTTAGACCAGCACTATGATTTGGTTTCCCGAGAACTTACTGTACTTCAAAATATACAGCGTATTACACATACAACAGATGACAAACTTTTGCGTACACACTTGGCTCAATTTCTTTTTAGAGAAACACCAGAGGTAAATAAAAAAGCCGGGTCACTCTCCGGTGGGGAGTTGGCACGACTTTCTCTGGCGATGATAACCATTGCTGACTTTGATTGTGTAGTTCTTGATGAACCAACTAACAATTTGGACATTTCTACCATCTCTGTATTTACAGAGGCACTCGCTAACTTCAAGGGTGCAATTCTGATTGTTTCTCACAACGAAGACTTATGTGGCCACCTTGGGATAACAAGAGAATACAGCATACAGAATGGATATTTTAAAAAGTGA
- a CDS encoding ATP-binding cassette domain-containing protein, with the protein MNRNPLILIQDASYSIRDQLLWHISHLTLFSGDCVGLIGDNGTGKTTLLKMIHGDIAPDTGSCTVNGKVFIVPQKRDADKEATLATLLSKHSVSKHLFEKEFLTLSKKQYPSTQK; encoded by the coding sequence ATGAACAGGAACCCTCTTATTCTCATACAAGACGCATCCTACTCAATAAGAGATCAGCTTTTGTGGCATATTTCGCACCTCACCCTGTTTTCAGGAGATTGTGTTGGTCTTATTGGTGATAACGGAACAGGAAAAACGACATTGCTCAAAATGATACATGGGGATATTGCGCCAGACACAGGTTCTTGCACAGTGAATGGAAAAGTATTTATTGTTCCTCAAAAAAGAGATGCAGATAAAGAAGCCACTCTTGCCACTCTCTTATCCAAACACTCGGTTTCAAAACATCTTTTTGAGAAAGAGTTTTTGACCCTTTCAAAAAAACAGTACCCTTCGACTCAAAAATGA
- a CDS encoding HAMP domain-containing histidine kinase: MEMLLCLDSTANFLGLFDTTIAPTLLYYAYLPIAIFSVFFGFFIFFKNPKQIHSRLLLALSLTFASLILNEVVTWIAVRADFVHFGWEMSAFFQVTLVFLVVYFTWTYLKKSSLNINQNGVLLLLYAPVIALLPSRFNMVAFDLINCEGINGPLWYYIYALEFFAIAFVGYLGIHYFRKTAEGEFKKQIVMLSVASVFFLSIFTATNVAGDIFSVYEVNLIGPIGMVLFIAFLAYMMVKFHAFNTRIIGTQMLVIALGVLVFAMLFVRRIENVRYVIIATLGLVTAVGTALIKSVKQEVRLREETQKLAKSLEFANVRQLETLRFITHEVKGYLTDASAGFDAIATESFGPVAPDIKAISIEALRRTQEGVTEVKNFLHVSDFKTGQVTYAMQNLSLKELLMKGIEDMKRRAETKKLALALDIPEGDEYTISGDADYIFNHVLKNLIDNAINYTPEGSVTVSLAHKDGKIIFSVKDSGVGLTDEDKAVLFTEGGRGKDSRITNVHSTGYGLFIAKQIVTAHNGRIWAESKGRGKGSTFLVEFPGV, from the coding sequence ATGGAAATGTTACTTTGTCTCGATTCGACAGCAAACTTCCTTGGTTTGTTTGATACAACAATTGCACCCACGCTCCTTTATTATGCATATTTGCCAATCGCTATTTTTTCAGTTTTTTTTGGATTTTTTATCTTTTTTAAAAACCCAAAACAAATACACTCAAGACTACTACTCGCGCTTTCTCTAACGTTTGCGTCACTTATTTTAAATGAGGTAGTGACGTGGATAGCTGTTCGAGCAGATTTTGTTCATTTTGGTTGGGAAATGTCGGCATTTTTCCAGGTAACACTAGTGTTTTTAGTTGTCTATTTTACTTGGACTTATTTAAAGAAGTCGAGTTTGAATATTAACCAAAACGGAGTACTTCTCCTCTTGTATGCACCGGTTATTGCTTTGTTACCTTCGCGCTTTAATATGGTTGCCTTTGACCTTATTAATTGCGAGGGTATAAACGGGCCTCTCTGGTATTACATCTATGCTCTCGAATTCTTTGCAATTGCATTTGTTGGTTACCTAGGAATTCACTATTTCCGTAAGACGGCAGAAGGTGAATTTAAAAAGCAGATTGTCATGCTTTCAGTAGCGTCGGTGTTCTTCCTTTCCATATTTACAGCAACTAACGTTGCTGGTGATATTTTTTCCGTGTATGAGGTGAACCTAATTGGACCAATTGGAATGGTTCTCTTCATTGCCTTTCTTGCATACATGATGGTGAAGTTTCATGCCTTCAACACGCGTATTATTGGGACGCAAATGCTTGTGATAGCCCTTGGTGTCTTGGTATTTGCGATGCTCTTTGTTCGAAGAATTGAAAATGTTCGATATGTGATTATTGCGACGCTTGGCCTAGTTACGGCCGTCGGAACAGCCCTTATTAAAAGTGTGAAACAGGAAGTGCGATTGCGTGAGGAGACACAGAAACTTGCAAAGAGTTTGGAATTTGCGAATGTGCGACAACTTGAGACACTCCGGTTCATCACACACGAAGTTAAAGGGTACCTTACTGATGCATCGGCTGGGTTTGATGCGATTGCCACTGAAAGTTTTGGTCCCGTTGCTCCCGATATTAAGGCGATATCTATAGAAGCATTGAGGCGTACACAAGAGGGAGTTACTGAGGTTAAAAATTTCTTGCATGTGTCTGACTTTAAGACGGGGCAAGTCACATATGCAATGCAAAATTTGAGTTTGAAGGAATTGCTTATGAAGGGGATTGAGGACATGAAGAGGCGCGCCGAAACCAAGAAACTAGCACTTGCTTTGGATATACCAGAGGGGGATGAATATACGATTTCAGGAGATGCCGACTATATTTTCAATCACGTGCTTAAAAATCTTATTGATAACGCCATCAACTACACGCCAGAGGGTTCGGTGACCGTGTCTCTTGCACACAAAGACGGTAAGATTATTTTCTCTGTTAAAGATAGCGGTGTGGGGCTGACGGACGAAGACAAGGCGGTGCTCTTCACCGAGGGTGGGCGCGGAAAAGACTCACGCATCACCAATGTGCACAGCACCGGCTACGGACTCTTTATTGCCAAGCAAATTGTTACTGCACACAATGGACGCATATGGGCCGAGTCCAAAGGACGAGGTAAAGGCTCCACCTTCCTCGTTGAATTTCCTGGGGTTTAG
- a CDS encoding SET domain-containing protein has protein sequence MKKQKGYSWMNKGLKVKNTKKYGGGVFATRNIAKNEILAIFGGFIMTLKAELELPSSIRDLAHQIHDQFVIGIKTPSDKQLVDNFNHSCSPNAGFKGQIFLVAMRKIRKHEEVTFDYAMVLSNPVNSPPYKLSCLCGSKICRKVISGDDWKNLNLQKKYDGYFQYYLQEKIKNPKKKLYILPKDFYDTK, from the coding sequence ATGAAAAAACAAAAGGGGTATTCGTGGATGAATAAGGGTTTAAAAGTTAAAAATACAAAAAAGTATGGGGGTGGGGTTTTTGCTACTAGAAATATAGCCAAAAACGAGATACTGGCCATTTTTGGTGGGTTTATAATGACACTGAAAGCAGAGCTGGAGCTTCCATCTTCAATCAGAGACCTAGCTCATCAAATACATGATCAATTTGTCATCGGTATAAAAACCCCCAGCGACAAACAGTTGGTTGATAATTTTAACCACAGTTGTAGCCCAAATGCTGGTTTTAAGGGACAAATTTTTTTAGTTGCAATGCGTAAAATACGCAAACACGAAGAGGTGACCTTCGACTATGCCATGGTCTTAAGTAACCCGGTAAATAGTCCACCTTACAAACTTAGTTGCCTTTGTGGTTCAAAAATTTGTCGAAAAGTAATCAGTGGAGACGATTGGAAAAACCTTAATCTTCAAAAAAAATACGACGGTTACTTCCAATATTATCTGCAAGAAAAGATAAAAAACCCAAAAAAGAAGCTGTATATACTTCCTAAGGATTTCTATGACACTAAGTAA
- a CDS encoding insulinase family protein, translated as MQNITTKRLKNGMKLIHERRAGSTISAVSIRLKAGAVYGEKPGVAHFLEHLVLDGTKNYPTKNELENLVSECGGRGGGKTWYEDVWYWALVPSHTLDSALKYVFEATFQPLLREEDFIREQKVVFQEAKRHESQSSSLSYDKAQSLLFSGTPFARRVLGTPEEVMNVQHKDAIDFWTKRYLPHNAVLSVVADMDFESIVKLVEEIFFWDEEKNTSISPTLFQFSDIRSPSLSFIDDSQADQNRVLISYRAPTFFDETKPAVDMLATILGGGKTSRLFKAVRHEKGLSYDTSASVSSDSECGKFGISSGTTPELLPELFDIVCREVLRMCTEECTDGELEPARERSIFNYYVKNERAQERTESLSWFALHAEHPEEFLDIESRYAKVTKKDIQDAAKTIFASFPAVVVVKRTTDTISIDPDNLVYRG; from the coding sequence ATGCAAAATATCACCACAAAACGGCTTAAAAATGGCATGAAACTCATCCACGAACGAAGGGCGGGGAGCACTATCAGTGCCGTTTCGATACGTTTGAAGGCGGGCGCCGTGTACGGAGAAAAGCCCGGAGTTGCTCATTTTCTTGAGCACCTCGTGTTGGATGGAACAAAAAACTATCCTACAAAAAACGAATTAGAAAATCTTGTCTCTGAATGTGGTGGTCGAGGAGGTGGAAAGACCTGGTATGAAGATGTTTGGTACTGGGCTCTTGTGCCAAGCCATACTCTGGATTCTGCTTTAAAATATGTTTTTGAAGCAACGTTTCAACCACTCCTACGAGAAGAAGATTTTATACGCGAACAGAAGGTTGTATTTCAAGAAGCAAAAAGACACGAATCACAATCTTCTTCCTTGTCATATGACAAAGCACAGTCACTTCTTTTTTCTGGAACACCTTTTGCACGAAGAGTTCTTGGGACTCCCGAAGAGGTGATGAATGTACAACATAAAGATGCGATTGATTTCTGGACCAAAAGATATCTTCCGCACAATGCGGTTTTGAGTGTTGTCGCCGATATGGATTTTGAAAGTATTGTAAAACTTGTTGAAGAAATATTTTTTTGGGACGAAGAAAAAAATACAAGTATCTCTCCCACCTTATTTCAATTTAGCGATATACGCTCACCAAGTCTTTCTTTTATTGACGATTCTCAGGCCGATCAAAACCGAGTACTTATCTCCTACCGCGCACCAACGTTTTTTGATGAAACAAAACCTGCGGTTGATATGCTTGCAACTATTCTTGGTGGTGGTAAGACATCACGTCTTTTTAAAGCAGTTCGACATGAAAAAGGTCTTTCATATGATACGTCAGCTTCTGTGTCATCTGACTCTGAGTGTGGAAAGTTTGGAATTAGTTCAGGGACTACACCAGAATTATTACCCGAACTCTTTGATATTGTGTGCCGTGAGGTATTACGTATGTGCACAGAGGAGTGTACTGATGGGGAACTTGAACCAGCGAGAGAAAGAAGTATCTTTAATTATTATGTAAAAAATGAAAGGGCACAGGAACGGACAGAATCTCTTTCGTGGTTTGCACTTCACGCCGAGCACCCAGAAGAATTTCTTGATATAGAATCTCGTTACGCTAAGGTAACTAAAAAAGATATCCAAGATGCCGCGAAGACAATTTTTGCATCGTTTCCAGCAGTTGTGGTGGTCAAACGCACAACAGACACGATTTCAATTGACCCAGATAATTTAGTCTATAGGGGATAG
- a CDS encoding MBL fold metallo-hydrolase, producing MMQDTTKKTAKEKAKEKGSVQLGFYGGVGSVTGANFLLTTPKGKALIDCGMRQGLRMCDVSNANTFGYDLSTLDALVVTHAHIDHIGRIPKLVKDGFRGHIYSTPETKELAEVMLPNAAQLLTEEAISCGTTPLYTADDVPPIFSQWQTYPYYTPFQVADMTFEFKNAGHILGSAIVQCTHPSVGKIIFTGDLGNMPSLMMKDTDVIEDANILVMESVYGDRVHENVPDRLAQLEDVIENTIKNNGTLLIPTFSIERTQTILYEINMLIEQDKIPKVAVFLDSPLATKVTEIYKRHPESFNEKTQEAIAGGDDIFAFKGLTVIASTQESKAIYETPGAKIIIAGSGMSHGGRIIGHEKHYLSDANSTLLIVGYQSPGSLGRQLIDGAKKVTIGKETIPVNATVRFVSGYSGHRDVNGLMAFVNAMSLTLRKVFVTMGEPKTSQFLAQRLRDYIGVDAVYPNLGDNVTISK from the coding sequence ATGATGCAAGACACAACAAAAAAAACAGCAAAAGAAAAAGCAAAAGAAAAAGGAAGTGTGCAGTTGGGTTTTTATGGAGGAGTTGGCTCAGTAACTGGTGCAAATTTTCTCCTCACCACGCCGAAAGGGAAAGCTCTTATTGATTGTGGTATGCGTCAAGGACTCCGCATGTGTGATGTCAGCAACGCAAACACGTTCGGCTACGACCTTTCAACACTTGATGCGCTCGTAGTAACACATGCACACATTGACCATATCGGACGTATTCCAAAACTGGTGAAAGATGGATTTCGTGGGCACATTTACTCAACGCCAGAAACAAAAGAACTTGCCGAGGTAATGCTTCCAAATGCAGCCCAGCTTCTTACCGAAGAGGCGATTTCGTGTGGCACAACACCTCTCTACACAGCCGATGACGTGCCCCCTATATTCTCACAGTGGCAAACGTACCCATACTACACACCGTTTCAAGTTGCTGATATGACGTTTGAATTTAAGAATGCAGGACACATCCTCGGTTCGGCAATTGTGCAGTGCACACACCCGTCCGTCGGGAAGATTATCTTTACTGGTGACTTAGGCAACATGCCGTCACTTATGATGAAAGATACTGATGTGATTGAGGATGCAAATATTCTGGTGATGGAGAGTGTATATGGTGATCGTGTACACGAGAATGTTCCCGACCGCCTTGCACAATTGGAAGATGTTATTGAAAACACAATCAAAAATAATGGCACACTTCTTATCCCAACATTCTCCATTGAACGTACACAAACTATTTTGTACGAAATAAATATGCTTATTGAGCAGGACAAAATTCCAAAAGTTGCCGTCTTTCTCGATTCCCCTCTTGCCACAAAAGTAACTGAAATATATAAACGCCATCCTGAAAGTTTTAATGAAAAGACGCAAGAAGCGATTGCGGGAGGAGATGATATTTTTGCTTTCAAAGGATTGACAGTGATAGCGTCAACACAAGAATCAAAAGCAATTTACGAAACTCCCGGGGCAAAAATTATTATTGCCGGCTCAGGAATGTCACATGGAGGACGAATTATTGGACATGAAAAACACTATCTTTCAGATGCAAACAGCACACTACTCATTGTTGGGTACCAATCTCCAGGAAGTTTGGGACGACAATTGATTGATGGTGCAAAAAAAGTAACGATTGGAAAAGAAACTATCCCAGTGAACGCAACGGTTCGTTTTGTATCAGGATATTCTGGTCACCGAGATGTGAATGGTCTTATGGCATTTGTAAATGCAATGAGCTTAACCCTGCGGAAAGTATTTGTCACAATGGGTGAACCAAAAACATCCCAGTTTCTTGCGCAACGACTTCGCGATTACATTGGTGTTGACGCGGTCTATCCAAATCTTGGCGATAACGTCACCATTTCGAAATAA
- a CDS encoding nucleoside-diphosphate kinase (catalyzes the formation of nucleoside triphosphate from ATP and nucleoside diphosphate): MRNPREEKTFVMVKPDGVRKGLVGEIIQRFEQRDLKIVALEMFQATEDRVNDHYPKDTKWINRLGEKTMGTYEKYGIDAIEEMGTKDTMEIGQKVRGWLIEYLIMGPSVRMVVEGVHAVDMVRKIVGPTLPYLAEMGTIRGDFSVDSPVLANAEKRAIMNLVHASETPEEAKHEIDYWFGTSPIYSYKRFGIDN; the protein is encoded by the coding sequence ATGCGAAACCCCAGAGAAGAGAAAACATTTGTGATGGTAAAGCCCGACGGAGTCCGAAAGGGGCTTGTGGGAGAGATTATTCAGCGTTTTGAACAACGGGATTTGAAGATCGTTGCTCTTGAGATGTTTCAGGCGACAGAAGACCGTGTGAACGACCACTATCCTAAGGATACAAAATGGATTAACCGCCTTGGAGAAAAGACCATGGGCACATATGAGAAGTATGGTATTGACGCAATTGAGGAGATGGGAACTAAAGACACCATGGAAATAGGCCAGAAGGTGAGGGGGTGGCTCATTGAATACCTTATTATGGGACCATCGGTACGAATGGTGGTTGAAGGTGTGCATGCTGTTGACATGGTGCGCAAAATTGTCGGTCCAACTCTCCCGTACCTTGCAGAAATGGGCACCATTCGTGGTGATTTTTCCGTTGACTCTCCGGTACTGGCAAATGCCGAGAAACGAGCAATTATGAACCTGGTGCATGCGTCAGAAACACCCGAAGAAGCGAAGCACGAGATAGACTACTGGTTTGGAACAAGCCCAATTTACTCATATAAACGATTTGGAATTGACAATTAG